The following coding sequences lie in one Salmo salar chromosome ssa13, Ssal_v3.1, whole genome shotgun sequence genomic window:
- the renbp gene encoding N-acylglucosamine 2-epimerase isoform X2 — MPAGLFINHGGAFLRRFARIPNSGSPWKCAFCLTRDGKALKVQRTIFSECFYVMAMDELARVTGDKDMQAEAAQMMDQLVHWVRVDPSGLGKPQLSGDTPVCSMAVPMMLLCLVQQLTEARSGEEVDKYREVGGWCVKQILQHLQRGGTAILESVSSEGKELPGCAGRLQNPGHALEAGWFLLQYGLENGDQELQRTAVDKFMEIPFLTGWDKEHGGLLYFLDVDGYCPTQLEWSMKLWWPHCEALIAYLMAYSHTKEPALLERFSQVYDYTFSHFSDAENGEWFGYLTQQGKVTLDFKGGPFKGFFHVPRCLYMCEKILDSILNKQES; from the exons atgcctgctggactgttcattaatcacg GAGGTGCATTTTTGCGACGCTTCGCTCGCATTCCCAATAGTGGCAGCCCATGGAAGTGTGCCTTTTGTTTGACCAGGGACGGTAAAGCCCTGAAAGTGCAGAGGACCATCTTCAGCGAGTGTTTCTATGTCATGGCCATGGATGAGCTGGCTAGGGTCACAGGAGACAAAGACATGCAG GCGGAAGCAGCACAAATGATGGACCAGCTGGTCCACTGGGTCAGGGTGGACCCATCAGGCCTGGGCAAGCCCCAGCTTTCTGGAGACACCCCGGTCTGCAGCATGGCTGTCCCCATGATGCTGCTGTGTCTGGTGCAGCAGCTCACGGAGGCCCGCAGCGGGGAGGAGGTAGACAAGTATAGGGAGGTTGGAGGCTGGTGCGTAAAGCAGATCCTCCAACACCTTCAG AGAGGTGGTACGGCCATATTGGAAAGTGTCTCATCGGAAGGAAAGGAACTTCCTGGTTGTGCGGGGCGACTGCAGAACCCAG GCCATGCACTGGAAGCAGGCTGGTTCCTGCTTCAGTACGGTTTGGAGAATGGGGACCAGGAGCTCCAAAGGACAGCAGTGGACAAGTTCATGGAGATCCCCTTTCTGACAGGCTGGGACAAGGAGCACGGAGGGCTCCTCTACTTCCTGGATGTGGACGGTTACTGCCCCACACAG TTGGAGTGGAGTATGAAACTATGGTGGCCGCACTGTGAGGCTCTCATCGCATACCTGATGGCCTACAGCCATACCAAAGAGCCAGCCCTGCTGGAGCGATTCTCTCAAGTGTACGACTACACCTTCAGCCAT TTTTCTGATGCTGAGAATGGCGAGTGGTTTGGATATTTGACCCAGCAAGGGAAAGTGACACTGGATTTTAAAGGAGGGCCTTTCAAAG GTTTCTTCCATGTGCCTCGGTGCCTTTATATGTGCGAGAAAATCCTGGACTCTATACTGAACAAACAGGAATCCTGA
- the renbp gene encoding N-acylglucosamine 2-epimerase isoform X1 encodes MSVEKLQRYREQMRTELDKVVDFWQKYSHDTQYGGFFTCIGKDGKIYDELKYVWLQGRQVWMYCRLYRTMERFNKPEILEAAKSGGAFLRRFARIPNSGSPWKCAFCLTRDGKALKVQRTIFSECFYVMAMDELARVTGDKDMQAEAAQMMDQLVHWVRVDPSGLGKPQLSGDTPVCSMAVPMMLLCLVQQLTEARSGEEVDKYREVGGWCVKQILQHLQRGGTAILESVSSEGKELPGCAGRLQNPGHALEAGWFLLQYGLENGDQELQRTAVDKFMEIPFLTGWDKEHGGLLYFLDVDGYCPTQLEWSMKLWWPHCEALIAYLMAYSHTKEPALLERFSQVYDYTFSHFSDAENGEWFGYLTQQGKVTLDFKGGPFKGFFHVPRCLYMCEKILDSILNKQES; translated from the exons ATGTCTGTCGAGAAGTTGCAGCGGTATCGAGAGCAGATGCGCACAGAGCTGGACAAAGTGGTGGACTTCTGGCAGAAATACTCTCATGACACACAATATGG TGGATTTTTCACTTGTATAGGGAAAGATGGAAAAATCTACGATGAGCTGAAATATGTCTGGTTGCAGGGGAGACAG GTGTGGATGTATTGCCGTCTATACAGGACAATGGAGCGCTTCAACAAGCCTGAGATCCTGGAAGCCGCCAAATCTG GAGGTGCATTTTTGCGACGCTTCGCTCGCATTCCCAATAGTGGCAGCCCATGGAAGTGTGCCTTTTGTTTGACCAGGGACGGTAAAGCCCTGAAAGTGCAGAGGACCATCTTCAGCGAGTGTTTCTATGTCATGGCCATGGATGAGCTGGCTAGGGTCACAGGAGACAAAGACATGCAG GCGGAAGCAGCACAAATGATGGACCAGCTGGTCCACTGGGTCAGGGTGGACCCATCAGGCCTGGGCAAGCCCCAGCTTTCTGGAGACACCCCGGTCTGCAGCATGGCTGTCCCCATGATGCTGCTGTGTCTGGTGCAGCAGCTCACGGAGGCCCGCAGCGGGGAGGAGGTAGACAAGTATAGGGAGGTTGGAGGCTGGTGCGTAAAGCAGATCCTCCAACACCTTCAG AGAGGTGGTACGGCCATATTGGAAAGTGTCTCATCGGAAGGAAAGGAACTTCCTGGTTGTGCGGGGCGACTGCAGAACCCAG GCCATGCACTGGAAGCAGGCTGGTTCCTGCTTCAGTACGGTTTGGAGAATGGGGACCAGGAGCTCCAAAGGACAGCAGTGGACAAGTTCATGGAGATCCCCTTTCTGACAGGCTGGGACAAGGAGCACGGAGGGCTCCTCTACTTCCTGGATGTGGACGGTTACTGCCCCACACAG TTGGAGTGGAGTATGAAACTATGGTGGCCGCACTGTGAGGCTCTCATCGCATACCTGATGGCCTACAGCCATACCAAAGAGCCAGCCCTGCTGGAGCGATTCTCTCAAGTGTACGACTACACCTTCAGCCAT TTTTCTGATGCTGAGAATGGCGAGTGGTTTGGATATTTGACCCAGCAAGGGAAAGTGACACTGGATTTTAAAGGAGGGCCTTTCAAAG GTTTCTTCCATGTGCCTCGGTGCCTTTATATGTGCGAGAAAATCCTGGACTCTATACTGAACAAACAGGAATCCTGA